The Aquidulcibacter paucihalophilus genomic interval GACGGTGCCCATGTCGAGTTCGCGCGGGGGATCAGGAACCCGATCGGTCTGAAATGCGGGCCGACCATGGAGCCCGACGATCTGCTGACCCTGATCGACCTGCTCAATCCCGACAACACGCCGGGTCGCCTGACACTGATCGGCCGGTTCGGCGTCGACAAGGTCGGAGACCGTCTGCCGCGCCTGATGCGGGCGGTGAAGGAGAACGGCAAGCGCGTGGTCTGGTCGATCGATCCGATGCACGGCAACACCCTGAAGGCCGGCAACGGCTACAAGACACGACCGTTCGAACGCATCCTTGGCGAGGTGAGGGGCTTCATCGATGTGGCCGAGGCCGAGGGGGTCCACCCCGGCGGCGTCCATCTGGAGATGACCGGTCAGAATGTCACCGAATGTCTCGGCGGAGCGCAGGCCCTGACCGAGGACGACCTGTCGAGCCGCTATCACACCCATTGCGACCCGCGCCTGAACGCCGATCAGGCGTTGGAGCTGGCCTTCCTGGTCGCCGAGCGGCTGAAGGCCGGGCGGCGCGCCCAGTCGGAAGCGGCCTGAGATGGAGGGCGTCGGCAGGGCCGGGGGCGGACGCTGCGCCTATCAGGGCGCGCCGGGGGCCTTCAGTCACGAAGCCTGTGTTGATCTGCGGCCCTGGGACGAGGCGGTCGCTTATGACTCCTTCGAGGCCGCCATTGCCGCGCTGAAAGCCGGCGAGGTCGGTTGTGCCCTGATCCCGGTCGAGAACTCCACCATCGGCCGGGTGGAGCCGGCGGCCACGCTGGTCGAAGGAGCGGACCTGACGGTTGTCTCCGAGGTCTGGCGGCCCATCCGTCTGGCGCTCATGGCTCCGGCCGGAGCGAGCCTGCGGACGGTGAAGACCGCCGAAAGCCATCCGGTGGCCCTGCGGCAGTGCCCGGCCTCGCTGGCCGCCCTCGGGATCACGGCGGTCGAGGCCTTTGACACCGCCGGGGCTGCCCGCGCGGTCGCGGAAGCGGGTGATCCCAGCCGTGCCGCCGTGGCCCCGGTGCGTGCCGCTGAAGTCTACGGATTGTCGATTTTGCGCAACGACATCCAGGATTCCGAGGACAACCGCACGCGTTTTGTCCTGTTAAGCACCAAAGCGGCTTGACGCAGCACGATCCGTGCGTCCTTTGAGGCTCATGGTCCGTTCGCAAGCCATCGCTGCGACTGCATTCGCCCGCTCTTACGCGGCCGCGGACCTGTATTTCTACGGCTTTCGATACGCCGGCTGAGGCGTTCGGGACATCGTCCTGACGACCTCGCCGGCGACCGCCCCGGGACGGGGCGGCGGCTCGCAAAATCCTCATTGCCGCTCATCGAAATCGAAAGCCCACGCCCGTGTCCAATTCCTGTACCAAGCCCGCCCTCCAGCAAGTCTGGCCCGTCGCGACCGACATCTCGCCCGAGCATATGGCGCTCGCCGCCCTGCGCCACGAGATCGACCAGATCGATGACGACCTGCTGGCCCTGTTCGAACGCCGTCTGGCCATCGCCGCCCGCGTCGGCCAGGCCAAGGATGCCCCTGCCGGGCCCCATGTGAAGCTGCGGCCCGACCGCGAACAGGCCGTTCTGGCGCGGATGCTCGAGCGCGCCCGACCTGACAACCACGAGGCGGTCGGAAGCCTCTGGCGGCAGATCGTCGGCTGGGGCCTGGCCCGTCAGGGCCGGATCAAGGTCCAGGTCTGGTCGCCGGTGGAGCCGACCCGTGCGTTCGACGGCGCGCGCCTGCGCTTCGGCGCGGCGGCCGATATGCGCGCGGTCCGTGATCCGCAGGCGGCCCTCGCCTGGGCCGCCGAAGGTCACGGGGTCGCCGTGCTGGCGGTCAATGCCGATGACGCCTGGTGGACGGGTCTGCGTCGCGAATGGTCGATGCTGAGCGTCTTCGACGGGTTCGGGGGCGATACGCCCACGGCGCTGGCCGTCGGCCGGATCGATCCCGCGGCCCTGCCGACCGGACGGCGGGTCATTGTCGATGCGGGCGGCGACGCCGGTGACGGAGGCGGCATCCGCCGGCTGGGTCTCGCGACCCATCACGGCTGGACCCTGTCCCTGACCGACGCGAAACTGCCGGTTGGCGGCGACGAAGGCTGCGTCGGCGCGATCGTCTGACCGGACAGCGCCTCCGGGTCAGGCCGCCTTGGCGGCCCGGATGGCGCGGTCGATATCCGCCGGCTGGATGCTGGCCATCGCCCGACCGTTGATGAAGAAGGTCGGCGTGCCCTGAAGGCCAAGGCTGGTCGCCGAGAGCTGGATATCCGCCAGGTGGCGGGCGATTTCCGGGCTGGCCATCGCCGTCCGCGCCGAGGGCAGGGCGACGCCGTTGGCGGCGAGGATGCGGTCCACGGCGGCACGGGTCAGGGCCGGCTCGGCCATCAGGGCGCGGAAGACCGGCAGATATTTGCCTTGCCGATGCGCCGCCTGGGCCGCGCGGGCGGCGTAGTGCGAGGTGTCGTCGCTTCCGCGGTCCAGGATGGGCCAGTCCTTGAAGACGAAGCGGACGTCGGGGTGCGCCTGCATCAGTTGCAGCACCTCGGGCGCGGTCGATTTGCAACCCGGGCAGCGGAAGTCGAAGAACTCGACGACCGTCACCCGCGCATCGGTCGGCCCGAATGAGGGATCGCGCGCATCGATGGCGAGAAGGGAGGGATTGGCCGCGACACGGGCGGTCATTTCCTGCGCATGCACCCGCGTCTGGGCCATCTGGGCCTGCTGGGCCTTCTCTTCCAGCTTGAGGCTGACCTCCTGCAGGATCTCGGGGTTCCTGAGCAGGTAAGAACGAACCCGGCCGTCGAAATCACCGCCGGTCGCATAGGGCGCAACCGCCAGAACGAGGGCGATGACCGACACGGCCAGGGCGGCCATGCCGGCGCGCGGCCCCGTCAGGAAGCCGCCGCGGGGTGTCTCGGGCGTTTCGGTCATGCGGTCTCTCGGTACGAAGGCTCAGCTGGCGGGAATGACGCCGCCGCGGTCACGACGGCTGTTGCGGCGGTCGACGTCATCAATGTCCTGCTGGGTCGCGCCCGATGCGAAGACGATGTCCATGGCGCGGGTCCATTCGGCCGTGCCGGGCTCCAGCATGTCGCGGGCGCGCAGGGCGAACTGGGTGGCCTGCACCTCGGCACCGCCGGCGAAATACATCTCGGCGGAGGCCAGGCGCGCTTCGCCCTCCTTGCCCTGGGCGGCATAGGCCTGGCTCATCAGCCGCCAGGCCATGGTGTTGTCGCTCTCGAGCGCCGTGGCGCGCTTCAACTCGCCGATCGCCGGATCCAGCAAGGCCCGGTCGTGGGTCTCGATCATGGCGTGGGCGAGATTGATGCGTAGAAGGGGCGCGTCAGGCCGAAGCTCGACCGAGCGCTGGTGCGCGCCGATCGCCTCGGCGGGCCGGCCTTCCTCAAACAGGATCTGGCCCCTCAACTCCCAGAAATACGGGTTCTCGGGTTGCTCGGTCAAAAGGGCGTCGACGGCAGCCACGGCCTTGTCCGTCTGGCCGTCGCGGTACCAGGCGATGGCGCGGGCGTAGCGGCCGGGCAGGGAGACGTCGCTCTCCGGATAGTCCCGCAGGGTCTGGTTCGGCTCGTCCATGAAGGCGTGGATCTTGGCCAGGATCAGGGCGTGCTGGGCCACCCGTTCCGGGCTGTCCGTCCGGTCGTAGTTGGACTGTTCGGCAACAAAGCGCCGCAGGTTCTCGATCCGGTCGGACGAGAGGGGGTGGCTGCGGAAATAGGGGAAGCGCCGGGCGTCGGAGAAGACTTCCTGCGAGCGGAAATTCTCGAAGAAGCTGACCAGGCCACGGCCGGACTCGCCGGCGTTCTCCAGGGCGCGGGCACCGGTGTTGTCGGCTTCGCCTTCCTGGTGGGTCATGTAGCGCAGGGCGCTGAGGGTGCCGAAATACTGGCTGTTGCCCAGCAGCACGGCGCCGGCCTGGGGGGCACCGGCCGCGATGGCGAGCGCGCCGAGGGCCATGGTCATCAGCATGGGCTGCATGCCGGCACCCTGGGCCCCGTCCCGCAGGGTGTGGCGGTTCTTGATATGCCCGGCCTCGTGAGCGAGCACGCCGAGCAGTTCGTTGGCGGTCCGGGTCTTCAGGATCAGGCCGGTGTTGACGCCCATGATCCGGCCGCGGGTCGCGAAGGCGTTCAGATCATTCTCGTTGATCAGCAGGATCTCGACCTCGGTCGGCTCGAGGCCCATGGCGACGAGAACCGGGTCGGCCCATTCGTGAATGATGCCCTCGATCTCGGTGTCGCGGATCGCGTTCTGGGCCGAGGCGGGCGAGGCCGCCGCCAGCACAAGGCCCATGGCGGCGACGACGCCCGTTGCACGGAAGGCGGTGCGGGACAGCCAGTTCACGTCGAACTCCTCATACCCGGAACACCCCCCTGCAACGACCTCACTATCTAATCACGGCCATTCAGCGGCGCCACCATCCACGTTTCGGCTTCTCGGGCGGTGCGACGATCTGGTTCGGGTCTTCCGCGATCAGGGCGGCGACGTCGACTTCAGGCTGGGGTGCGGGCTTCGGCTCGGCCACGGCGGCGACCTTCGGCTCGGGCATGGGCTCAGGCACGGGCTCGGGGGCGGGTTCGGGCTCGACCTCAGCGGCGGCTTCCGCGGGGGTGACGTCAAGGACGGCCGGTTCGGCCATGCTCTCGATCTCGTTGGGTTCGACCTCCGACGTCGCGCTGCCCGAGACCTTGCGACGCACGCGGCGACGTTTGGGCTCCTCGGCGAGGGCGACCGGAGCGGCCTCCGCTGCGTCGTCGACGATCACGGCCATCGGGGTGTCCGGCGAGCCGTCCGCCGGCATGCCTTCGTTGGTGGCGCGGGTCTCGACCTTGACCTCGTGGGTCAGGCCCTGCTCGCTGCCACGATCCCGGCCGCGACCACGTCCCCGGCGGCGACGCGAGCGCGGACCGCGCTCTCCGCCGGTTTCGCCTTCGGGACGTTCGCCGATCACTTCATCGACATCCGCCGCGCTGGTTGCGGCGACGGCGCCGGCCGGGGCTTCGTTCCGTTCCGGATTGATCGGGTCGAACCAGACATAGGGATCCTCGAGCGACGGCGTGCGGCCGCGCACCCAGTTGAACCCGTCCCGCTCGCCGCCTTCTTCACGCACCCGGCGTCCGCCGCGGCGGCCCCGGCGACGGCGACGGCCGCTTTCGCTGTCGTCGTCGTCCTCGCCGGCTGCAGGCGCAGCGACGGCGGCTGCGTCGTCGGTCGAGGCGTCTGCGCTATCACGGCGTCCGCCACGACGGCGGCGTCCACGGCCACGTCCGCCTTCGCCCTCGGTGCGTTCCGTCCGCTCGCGCGGCTGGTCGTCGTCGGAGTCCTCGGCGTCGAGGTCGGACTCGTCGTCTCCGGCGATGAATTCGTCGTCGCCGTCGTCTTCATCCGCATAGGCGCTGTCGTCGAAATCGTCGTCGAGGTCGACGAAGGCTTCGGGGCGTTCGAGGGGGACGAAGTCCTCGTTGGTTTCGGTGCGTTCGACGGCGTGCTCGCCCTGGCCGAGGCTGTCGTCGATCAGGATGACGACGTTCAGGCCGCGCTGGGCCAGCATGCGCTGCAGATAGTCGCGCTTGTGGTTCAGGATGTAGAGGGCGACGGCGGTGCAGAGGCGCAGGTTGATCGAACCCGCGCCGTTCTTGCCGGCTTCGATGTCGACGGCGCGCAGGGTCATCAGGGCGGCGCTTTCCGCCGAGCGGACGCGTCCGGCGCCCTGGCAGTGCGGGCAGACCTCGGTGGCACCCTCGATGACGCCGAGACGGCGGCGCTGGCGGCTGATTTCCATCAGGCCGAAGCCCGAGATGCGGCCCATCTGGATACGGGCGCGATCCTTGGCCAGCGCGTCCTTCAGGGCTTTTTCGACGGCGCGGTTGTTCTTCGACTCATCCATGTCGATGAAGTCGATGACGATCAGGCCGGCGAGGTCGCGCAGACGCAGCTGGCGGGCAGCCTCGACGGCGGCCTCCATATTGGTCTTGGTCGCGGTGGCCTCGACGTTACGTTCCTTGGTGGAGCGACCCGAGTTCACGTCGATGGCGACCAGGGCTTCGGTCTGGTTGATGACCAGATAGCCACCCGAGTGCAGCGGCACGACCGGCTGGTGGATCTGGGTCAGCATCTCCTCGATGCCGTTGGTCGCGAACAGCGGACGGGCACCCTGGTACAGGTGCACCTTCTTCGATTGCGAGGGCATCAGGACGCGCATGAAGTCGCGCGCTTCCTTGAAGCCCTCGACGCCCTCGACCTGGATGCCGTCGAAATCCTTGTCGAACATGTCGCGCACGGCGCGGCGGACGAGGTTCTCTTCCTCATAGATGACGGAGGGGGCGTTCGACTTCAGCGTTGTTTCGCGGATCGTTTCCCACAGGCGCAGCAGATATTCGTAGTCGCGCTTGATCTCGGCCTTGGTGCGTTTGGCACCGGCGGTGCGGATGATCAGGCCCATGCCCTGGGGCACATGCAGGGCCGCCGCGGCGGCCTTCAGGCGCTTGCGGTCGGTGGCCTGGGTGATCTTGCGCGAGATGCCGCCACCCTTGCCGGTGTTGGGCATGAGGACGCAGTAGCGGCCGGCCAGCGACAGCCAGGTGGTCAGGGCCGCGCCCTTGCCGCCGCGCTCGTCCTTGACGACCTGGACCAGCATGACCTGACGGCGCTTGATAACGTCCTGGATCTTGTAGCGGCGCATGAGGCGGCGCTTGAGGCGCTCTTCCTCGGCCATGCCGCCTTCGGACTCGTCGTCGCCTTCGCGGGCGTGTTCGTCGTGATCGTCGTCCTCCGAATGCGCTTCGGCCATGATGGCTTCGCGGTCGGCGACGGGGATCTGGTAGTAGTCGGGGTGAATTTCGCTGAAGGCGAGGAAGCCGTGGCGATTGCCGCCGTATTCCACGAACGCAGCCTGCAGGCTGGGCTCTACGCGAACGACCTTGGCGAGATAGATATTGCCGCGAAGCTGGCGCTTCGCGCGGGATTCAAAGTCGAATTCCTCGACCTGACGGCCCTCGACGATGGCGACCCGGGTCTCCTCGGGATGCGCGGCATCGATCAACATGGTCTTTGACATGGGATATTTCTCTCTGGCGCGCTCGGCCATCCCCGCGAAGGGGGCAGGCGGCTCGCCGAATGGGATTGGGGGCGAACGCAGGCGCCATCCCGTCGCCGCGGCGGATGCCGTGGGCGAGGTCGGTCAGATCAGACCGGAAGGGAGCGCAGGCGATAAGGCCCATGGGGTTTCGTACGGTCCTGGGCCCGGACGCCGTCTGGGGCGCCCCGAACCCGGTCGTCGAACAGGCGGGGGAAACCCGGCCGGCTCTCGGATCAGTGAAAGTCATGCCGCGAAGAGGGCGCGTCCAGGCCTGAGAGTTCAGGGGACGCGATCGGTCGCGAGCCGTTCAAGCATAGTCATGCCGCACGCGAATTAAAAGCGTCGTGCGCTTTAACCGGTTGTCGACGACGTTGCGTCATCATGGCCCCAACCAAGAAGGTGGGTCTCCGTCGAAATGCACGGACTGTCGCGTATAAACCTGACGCAGTGGCGCGCGCGCGAATGGGCGATGACGGCGATTGCCTTCGTCGTGATTTGCGTCGTTCTGCTCGCGGCCGGCCGGGGCCTGGCCTCCGGGGCAATGGGCGAGGTGCTGCGCGTCCGTTTCGGCGGCGATGCTGAACACACCCGCGTGGTGCTCGATCTGGACCGGACATCGCGCGGCGAGGTGGTCCAGGCCGGCGACGACGGCCGGGTGGTTGTGTCGCTGGCGGGTGTCGCACCGGCCAGCCGCGGCCTGACCGGTGCCGGCACGGGGCTGGTGCGCGGTTGGCGGGTCACCGGCGCGGGTGCCGCCTCGCGCGTTGAGCTGGACCTGGCGACCAGCGCCGAGATCGAGCGCCGTTTCCTGCTGCCGCCCGGCGACGGCATCGCCCACTTCCGCTATGTGATCGACCTCAAGGCCACGGGCCGCGCGCCGACGCCGCGCCCGGGTCGCGTTCCGCCCGCCGCGCCCCGCAGCGCCCAGCGGCCGACCGAACGGCCCCTCATCTTCATCGACGCCGGCCACGGCGGTCGCGATCCGGGTGCCCACGGCGCTGAATCCCGCGAGAGCGCCGTCACCCTCGCCGCCGCCCTGGCGCTGAAGCAGGAGCTGGAGCGGACGGGCCGCTATCGTGTGCGCCTGACGCGGGAGAGCGACGCCTATGTCGCCCTGTACCGGCGCGTGGCCATCGCCCGTCAGGCCGATGCCGACCTCTTCATCAGCCTGCACGCCGACGCCGGCGCCGATCCGGCGACGCGCGGCGCATCGGTCTACACCCTGTCCGAACAGGGCGCGGGCCGTGCCGTGCGCGAGTTCACCCGCGGCGAGAACTGGCACCGCAGCCTGAACCTGCCGGGCCGCGACCCCTCGGTCGACCGGATCCTGCTGGATATGACCCAGCGCGCCACCCAGAACCGCTCGGCCCAGCTGGCCCGCACCCTGCTCGGCGAGCTGGAGGGGGCCGACCATGCCATGCTGCGCCGCAGCCACCGCGACGCCGGCCTGGCCGTGCTTCTGGCCCCCGACGTGCCGGCGGTCCTGCTGGAGATGGGTTTCATCACCAATCCCGAGGACGAGCGGATGCTGAACGACAGCCGCGCCCGCCGCCGCCTGATGCGCGCCGTGGCCGACGGCATCGACCGCTATTTCCGCGAGCCGTCGGGCACGATGCAGATGGCCTCGACCGGCGGAGCGTCCGGCCAGCCCTGAGGCGAGTCTCAACGACCAATTGACGCGCGAGCGGGGACTTCCATTCGGAGACCGCGGCGAGTAGTGGGCACAGCGTGTCGTCCCGTTCACCCGAGCACTGGTCGCTGATGCGGTCGCTGGCCTTCCTGGCCGCGACGTTCGCCATCGTGTTCGGCTCTCTGCTGCCCTCCGCGGTCGCAGCCTCGGCAGCGACCGGCGATCCGGTCGTGCTGTGTTCCGGCGACCAGATCATGGTCGTCTATGACAAGGACGGCTCACCGCGGCCTTCCGGGCCGATGGACAGCCTGAGCTGCGCCGACTGCGTCCTGTCGGCGCTGACGACCCTGCCGCCCCCGCCGCCGCCGATGCATCCCGTGGCCCCGCCGCGGATCGTGGTGGTGCTGCCCGACCTTCTGCCGGCCGCGATTCCGCCCAGTGGCCTGCGCGCCGGCCTCCCGCCGCCCTCGACGGCCCCCCCGACCGCCTGAACCAGCCGAATGCCTGCGTGCCGACGCCCCGTCGGCGCGCGCCTTTCCCTGTTCAGGATTCAAGAAATCATGTCTCTCAAGACCACCGCAGCGCCGTGCGCGCTGCTGCTCGCGGCCGCCTTCGCCGTCCCTGCCCATGCCCAGACACCGCCGACGTCTCAGGACGTCCAGACGCTGGACACCGTCATCGTCACCGGGGTTCGCGATCCCGAGGATCCGCCCGTCGTCGCCGACGCGCGGGCGCTGCTCAGCCGCACGCCGGGCTCGGTCGCCGTCGTCTCGTCCGAAAGCTATGCGACCCGCTTCGCCCAGGGCTTTTCCGACAGTCTCAGGAACGTCCCCGGCGTTCTGGCCCAGAAGCGGTATGGCGAGGAAAGCCGTCTCTCCATCCGCGGCTCGGGCATCGCCCAGGGTTTCCACCAGCGCGGCGTTCTGTTCGCCCAGGACGGCGTCCCCTTCGCTGACGCCGACGGCTTCTCCGACTTCCAGGGCATCGACCAGCTCAGCGCCCGCTACATCGAGGTCTACAAGGGCGCCAACACCCTGCGCTTCGGCGGGGCCCAGCTGGGCGGCGCGATCAACATGGTCACCCCGACCGGCCGCACCGCTGCGGACGATCTGGTGCTGCAGCTCGAAGGCGGCTCCTTCGGCTTCCGCCGCCTGCACGGCGAGTTCGCCGGCGAGCGCGGCGACTGGGACGCCTTCGTCGGCGTCACGGCGCTGGAAACCGACGGCTATCGCCAGCAGAGCGACCAGAGCCAGGGCCGGCTGACCGCCAGCGTCGGCCGCCGCTTCGGCGAGGACCGCGAGATCCGTCTGATCGCCCAGGCCGCGGACATCCAGCAGTCGGTGCCGGGGGCGCTGAACCTGACGCTCGCCCTGACGACGCCCCGCGTCGCGCCCGCCAACAACATCCTCAACGACAACGCCCGCGACCAGACCCTGAAGCGTGTCACCCTGCAGACGCGCTGGCGGTTCGATGACAGCACCCTGTTCGAGGGCGCGATCTGGGGCTGGGAGAAGTCGCTGTACCACCCGATCTTCCAGGTCGTGGATCAGGAGAGCGAGACCCGCGGCGCCTTCGCCCGGATCGACTGGACCGGAACGGTCGGTGGCATGCGCGCCGACGCCTTCTATGGTCTGAGCTATCGCGACGGCCAGATCGACGCCCTGCGGTACGTCAACGTCGGCGGCTTCCGCGGCGCCCTGACCGCCAACGGCTTCCAGGAAGCGGACGGGCTGGACGTCTTCGCCGAGGGCCGCCTCTTCGTCAGCGACCGTCTGGCCCTCGTCGCCGGGGGCTCGTTCGGCCGGGCCACCCGGGACTATGTCGACCGCCGGAACGCCCTGAACAATGACGGCATCAGCTACGAGTGGTTTTCGCCCCGGCTCGGCCTGTTGTGGGAGTCGGAAGACGGCGCCCAGGTCTTCGCCAATGTGACCCGTTCGGTCGAGCCTCCGGCCTATGGCGCGCTGGTCCAGGCGCCGCTGGTCGGGTTCACGCCGATCGACATCCAGGACGCATGGACCGCCGAGATCGGAACCCGCGGCCGTCGCGGCGCCTTCGCCTGGGACTTCACCGTCTATCGTAGCCAGATCGACGGCGAGATCCTCAACTTCATCGTCGGCCCCGACATCCCGGCCGCGACGTTCAACGCGGACAGGACCATTCACCAGGGGATCGAAGCCGGTCTGGACTGGCGGCTGCCCGTGGAAATCGCGGACGGCTCGCTGCTGCTGCGCCAGACCTATGCGTTCAGCGACTTCCATTTCGTCGATGACGCACGGTGGGGCGACAACACCCTGCCGGTCGTGCCCGAGCACCAGTACCGGGCCGAGCTGACCTGCCGGCATCCGTCCGGCCTGTTCGTCACGCCTTCGGTCGAGTGGCGCCTCTCGGATGTCTGGGTCGACTACGCCAACACGCTGAAGGCACCGTCCTATGCCTTGGTGGGTGTGAATGCGGGCTTCAAGCTCGGCTCCGGCGCGACGGTCTATCTCGACGCCCGCAACCTGACCGACGAGCGCTATGTCGGTGAGTTTTCGGCCGTCACCGACGCCCGCACCGCCTCAACCTCGGTCTTCTTCCCCGGCGAGGGCCGCTCGGCGTTCGTCGGCGTGCGCCTGACCTACTGATCCGAAACCGGGG includes:
- a CDS encoding prephenate dehydratase domain-containing protein: MEGVGRAGGGRCAYQGAPGAFSHEACVDLRPWDEAVAYDSFEAAIAALKAGEVGCALIPVENSTIGRVEPAATLVEGADLTVVSEVWRPIRLALMAPAGASLRTVKTAESHPVALRQCPASLAALGITAVEAFDTAGAARAVAEAGDPSRAAVAPVRAAEVYGLSILRNDIQDSEDNRTRFVLLSTKAA
- a CDS encoding chorismate mutase, whose amino-acid sequence is MSNSCTKPALQQVWPVATDISPEHMALAALRHEIDQIDDDLLALFERRLAIAARVGQAKDAPAGPHVKLRPDREQAVLARMLERARPDNHEAVGSLWRQIVGWGLARQGRIKVQVWSPVEPTRAFDGARLRFGAAADMRAVRDPQAALAWAAEGHGVAVLAVNADDAWWTGLRREWSMLSVFDGFGGDTPTALAVGRIDPAALPTGRRVIVDAGGDAGDGGGIRRLGLATHHGWTLSLTDAKLPVGGDEGCVGAIV
- a CDS encoding thioredoxin domain-containing protein, giving the protein MTETPETPRGGFLTGPRAGMAALAVSVIALVLAVAPYATGGDFDGRVRSYLLRNPEILQEVSLKLEEKAQQAQMAQTRVHAQEMTARVAANPSLLAIDARDPSFGPTDARVTVVEFFDFRCPGCKSTAPEVLQLMQAHPDVRFVFKDWPILDRGSDDTSHYAARAAQAAHRQGKYLPVFRALMAEPALTRAAVDRILAANGVALPSARTAMASPEIARHLADIQLSATSLGLQGTPTFFINGRAMASIQPADIDRAIRAAKAA
- a CDS encoding M48 family metalloprotease, with amino-acid sequence MNWLSRTAFRATGVVAAMGLVLAAASPASAQNAIRDTEIEGIIHEWADPVLVAMGLEPTEVEILLINENDLNAFATRGRIMGVNTGLILKTRTANELLGVLAHEAGHIKNRHTLRDGAQGAGMQPMLMTMALGALAIAAGAPQAGAVLLGNSQYFGTLSALRYMTHQEGEADNTGARALENAGESGRGLVSFFENFRSQEVFSDARRFPYFRSHPLSSDRIENLRRFVAEQSNYDRTDSPERVAQHALILAKIHAFMDEPNQTLRDYPESDVSLPGRYARAIAWYRDGQTDKAVAAVDALLTEQPENPYFWELRGQILFEEGRPAEAIGAHQRSVELRPDAPLLRINLAHAMIETHDRALLDPAIGELKRATALESDNTMAWRLMSQAYAAQGKEGEARLASAEMYFAGGAEVQATQFALRARDMLEPGTAEWTRAMDIVFASGATQQDIDDVDRRNSRRDRGGVIPAS
- a CDS encoding ribonuclease E/G — protein: MSKTMLIDAAHPEETRVAIVEGRQVEEFDFESRAKRQLRGNIYLAKVVRVEPSLQAAFVEYGGNRHGFLAFSEIHPDYYQIPVADREAIMAEAHSEDDDHDEHAREGDDESEGGMAEEERLKRRLMRRYKIQDVIKRRQVMLVQVVKDERGGKGAALTTWLSLAGRYCVLMPNTGKGGGISRKITQATDRKRLKAAAAALHVPQGMGLIIRTAGAKRTKAEIKRDYEYLLRLWETIRETTLKSNAPSVIYEEENLVRRAVRDMFDKDFDGIQVEGVEGFKEARDFMRVLMPSQSKKVHLYQGARPLFATNGIEEMLTQIHQPVVPLHSGGYLVINQTEALVAIDVNSGRSTKERNVEATATKTNMEAAVEAARQLRLRDLAGLIVIDFIDMDESKNNRAVEKALKDALAKDRARIQMGRISGFGLMEISRQRRRLGVIEGATEVCPHCQGAGRVRSAESAALMTLRAVDIEAGKNGAGSINLRLCTAVALYILNHKRDYLQRMLAQRGLNVVILIDDSLGQGEHAVERTETNEDFVPLERPEAFVDLDDDFDDSAYADEDDGDDEFIAGDDESDLDAEDSDDDQPRERTERTEGEGGRGRGRRRRGGRRDSADASTDDAAAVAAPAAGEDDDDSESGRRRRRGRRGGRRVREEGGERDGFNWVRGRTPSLEDPYVWFDPINPERNEAPAGAVAATSAADVDEVIGERPEGETGGERGPRSRRRRGRGRGRDRGSEQGLTHEVKVETRATNEGMPADGSPDTPMAVIVDDAAEAAPVALAEEPKRRRVRRKVSGSATSEVEPNEIESMAEPAVLDVTPAEAAAEVEPEPAPEPVPEPMPEPKVAAVAEPKPAPQPEVDVAALIAEDPNQIVAPPEKPKRGWWRR
- a CDS encoding N-acetylmuramoyl-L-alanine amidase, with protein sequence MTAIAFVVICVVLLAAGRGLASGAMGEVLRVRFGGDAEHTRVVLDLDRTSRGEVVQAGDDGRVVVSLAGVAPASRGLTGAGTGLVRGWRVTGAGAASRVELDLATSAEIERRFLLPPGDGIAHFRYVIDLKATGRAPTPRPGRVPPAAPRSAQRPTERPLIFIDAGHGGRDPGAHGAESRESAVTLAAALALKQELERTGRYRVRLTRESDAYVALYRRVAIARQADADLFISLHADAGADPATRGASVYTLSEQGAGRAVREFTRGENWHRSLNLPGRDPSVDRILLDMTQRATQNRSAQLARTLLGELEGADHAMLRRSHRDAGLAVLLAPDVPAVLLEMGFITNPEDERMLNDSRARRRLMRAVADGIDRYFREPSGTMQMASTGGASGQP
- a CDS encoding DUF2946 family protein; translated protein: MSSRSPEHWSLMRSLAFLAATFAIVFGSLLPSAVAASAATGDPVVLCSGDQIMVVYDKDGSPRPSGPMDSLSCADCVLSALTTLPPPPPPMHPVAPPRIVVVLPDLLPAAIPPSGLRAGLPPPSTAPPTA
- a CDS encoding TonB-dependent receptor, giving the protein MSLKTTAAPCALLLAAAFAVPAHAQTPPTSQDVQTLDTVIVTGVRDPEDPPVVADARALLSRTPGSVAVVSSESYATRFAQGFSDSLRNVPGVLAQKRYGEESRLSIRGSGIAQGFHQRGVLFAQDGVPFADADGFSDFQGIDQLSARYIEVYKGANTLRFGGAQLGGAINMVTPTGRTAADDLVLQLEGGSFGFRRLHGEFAGERGDWDAFVGVTALETDGYRQQSDQSQGRLTASVGRRFGEDREIRLIAQAADIQQSVPGALNLTLALTTPRVAPANNILNDNARDQTLKRVTLQTRWRFDDSTLFEGAIWGWEKSLYHPIFQVVDQESETRGAFARIDWTGTVGGMRADAFYGLSYRDGQIDALRYVNVGGFRGALTANGFQEADGLDVFAEGRLFVSDRLALVAGGSFGRATRDYVDRRNALNNDGISYEWFSPRLGLLWESEDGAQVFANVTRSVEPPAYGALVQAPLVGFTPIDIQDAWTAEIGTRGRRGAFAWDFTVYRSQIDGEILNFIVGPDIPAATFNADRTIHQGIEAGLDWRLPVEIADGSLLLRQTYAFSDFHFVDDARWGDNTLPVVPEHQYRAELTCRHPSGLFVTPSVEWRLSDVWVDYANTLKAPSYALVGVNAGFKLGSGATVYLDARNLTDERYVGEFSAVTDARTASTSVFFPGEGRSAFVGVRLTY